The sequence below is a genomic window from Dyadobacter chenwenxiniae.
GGCCAATTAGTAAAGGGTCGGACATGCGTTGTTTGTGCTGTGAATGTTTGCGGCTCGCGTGGCGGTTCCACCGCGGCAGTTCCACCGTGGGGATTCCATCCCGGCGGTTCCGCCATGGGGATTCCATCCCGGCGGTTCCACCGTGGGGATTGAAATTAGAAAATTTGTCTAATTCATCACCGCTTATTTCGTCGGAAGGTTTACAAAGTTGAATCCGGCATGGCCCTTACAAGCTGTTTACTCCGATTCTATGTCGGGCGAGAGCCTCCGAACCGCACGCAGTGGCTGCGATCCGAAAGCCCTTTCGACATATTGTCCATTTAAATGAGTGCTCTTTCAGAAGCCTTAATGCGGGGTTTAATACTGAATGAGCAGCAAATTTCTCGCCTACCAGCGTCGCGCCCGTTACAATTTAGACATCAGAATCGCCAATAGTATCCGGAGTATCCTTTGTTCGGCTAAATCTGACCGTTGTCATTTGGGTCAAATTCCACGATCCATTCAATGCCATACTTATCTCTGAACATTCCGGCGTATGTTCCCCAGGGGGTGTCGCCAATGGGACCTTCAACATCTCCGCCTGCCGATAGCCCGTCAAATACTTTATCCGCTTCTTCACGACTTTCTGCACTCACTGCTATTTTTGATCTGTTCTCATTTTCGTTTGTCCGTCCCATTATTTCGGGAACATCATTCGCTATTAATACATTGTTTTTCCCAATAGGCAGGGAAATGTGCATGACTTTATCCGCTTCATTCTCTGACACTGGAAATTCAGCGCTTGCTATGTCTTTAAAACGAATCACTTTTGCGAATTCTCCGCCAAAAACTGATTTGTAAAAATTGAATGCTTCCTCAGCATTTCCATTAAAGTTGATCCAGGGATTAATTGCTTTCATGATTATAATATTTAATTGTTTATTTTTTTTCAATTAAGCTTTGAGTGATAGAGCTATGTCAAGTCTCTAAAATGTTCTTTTTATGATTTCTGAGATAATGTTACAAGAAGATCTTCCAGGTTCTTTAATGTCATCTTGAACCCTGCTGTAAATCCATCCAGTAATTTCTCCATTCGCTCAAACGATTCATTAAAAACTGTAATATTTACTTTTGTTATACCATCTTGTTCACTGAAATTGTAATCCCATTCAGACCCCGGCAATTCAAGGTTTTCGTCTTTATCGGAAAAGGCATTATAGATTTGAAAGTGAGTCTTTGGCGTAATGGAAGTATATCGCTGCAATGCCCAACGCGCTTGTCCATCGGGACTTATCATGGCATAAAATCTTTTTCCTCCAACCTCAAAATTCATGTATTTGGTTTTGGCACGCATTGGCGCAGGTGCCGACCATTGATCCAGTAATTCCGGTTTAGTAAAAGCATCCCATACCAGAGAAAGACCAGCATCAAATTCCCTGGTTATAAATACCGTTTTCGCCGCTTTGTCAACTGTAAAATCAAATAATAAATTACTGTTCATTTTTTTTGTTTTTAATTGTTGCTAATACTTTGTCAAGTTGATTAAATTGAGTTTCCCAACTTTGCCGGAACTGGGCCAGCCAATTATCAAACTCCTGCATTTTTTTTGCATTAAAGTGATAGTAAATCTCCCTACCCGACTGCTCCGGTCTGATCAGTCCGCATTCATTTAATACTTTAATGTGTTTCGATACTGCTTGCCGGCTCATATCAAATTTTTCAGCCATTGTATTTGGCGTCAATGCCTGCATAGCAATTAAAGATAAAATAGCTCTGCGAGTTGGATCAGCAATAGCCTGGAATATGTCTTGTCTCATGTTTATTCTAATTATTCGCAACCTCTGAGTTGCAAATGTACGCGCAACTTTTGAGTTGCGCAAATTTATTTTTATTTTCAGATGTATTGGTCAGCACTTTTAAGCTGAATCCGGGAATGATGTGCCTCTGAGTCGGGTATCTGCCTATCCGCGAAATCGTTTGGTGAAGTATTTGTAACTAAGGGAAAGAAATAAAATGGTATACACGGCATTTAGTAAATAAAGATTTTGGAAGTTGGCTGGGCTTCCTTCCTTGTAGTTCAGCATTTGAAACGGGGCTGCATAAGGCAGGTAAACAATATGTTCCCAGCTTTTTAGCAGTAACCCTATCATGAGCCCACCCAGGCCAATACCCAGCGAAATGATCAGACTTTTTATCCGGAATGACAGCCAATACTGTAAAAAAACAGTCGGCAGTATAGAAATAAAGAATTCGGTCACAAACCTGAAAAGATGAAGGGTGGGTATGGGAAATTGTAAAAATCCAAAATCTGGTATTACATAGCCGAGCGCCACACCCGACGCAACGCTGAATGAAAGGTAGAAGGCGAAAAAAACAAGGACCATGGTCAAAATAACCATCAGTTTGCCCATGTATATCAGCCCCCTGCTGATAGGCAGCGAAAACAAGTGTTTCCATGCATTTGCCTTATGTTCGATTTGGATGATCAGGCCAATGATCAATAAAACAAAGCCAATTGAAAAGAAGCAGCACCCGTTCAGCGTCCGAACCAGGAAGTCGTCCCAGGGACTTATTCCCTTCCCCGGTACAAAGGCTTTGACATCGGATATGTAGGTGCCAAACAAGATCAGGGGGATAAAAAGAGCGCCTAATAAGGTAAGCCAGAGGGCGAATGTATTTTTAAGTTTAATGAACTCGGCATAGAACAATTTCATAAGTGATTGTCTTTTATAAGTGAAAGGAAGGTTTCTTCGAGACTTCTTTCGACCAGCTGGGCGCGGTTGACACGCAGGCCTGCCCCAGTCAACAGTGCGATCACCTGGGCCAGGTGATCCTTATTAACCAATTGAATTGCAAGAAACTGAGCTGCTTTAATGATAGGCTGATGATCTTCCATCAGGATTGCCAGGGCCCGGATGTTGTCATCTGTATCAATTTCAATGATTGCCTTTTCCCGGCTCATTTGCTGCAGTTCTTTCAGGCGCCCTTGAAAAAGCATTTTCCCTTGGCCAATAATACCCACATGCGAAACCAGCCTTTCAACCTCTGAAAGTAAGTGGCTTGAGATCAGGATCGTAACACGGTGGTTCACATTCAGATCCCGCAATAACCCCCTGATTTCTATAATGCCGTTCGGATCAAGCCCATTGGTAGGCTCATCCAGTATTAACAGATCCGGTGAAGAAAGAAGGGCTAGCGCCAGTCCAAGCCGCTGTTTCATTCCAAGTGAATAGCTGTGCACATACTTTTCGCCTTCGGTTGCCAGGCCCACCATTTCAAGAACCTGCCACACTCTTTCCTTTGTGATACATCTCAGGTCTGCGGTTACTTTGAGATTGTCAAACCCGGTGAGATGGTCATATAGCGATGGGGTTTCGATGAGCGTGCCGATCCGCGAAAGTATCCCATTACGATCATTACGGTAGGATTTCCCAAAAATTTTGACGGCTCCTGAGCTTGAAGGGAGCAGGTCAAGCAACAGCCTGATCGTGGTGGTTTTGCCTGCGCCGTTCGGGCCTAAAAAGCCATAAAAACTCCCTTTCGGAATTCGCATATTAAGCCCCTTAATGACAGGATGATCCTTAGAAAAACTAAAAGACAAATCGCTTGTTTCAAGGGCAAGCGCATGCGCATCAATCATATCTCTGTGTTTAAAATGACAGCAAATGTTCTCGGCTTTATTCAAAATGAAAAATCATCGGGACATAACCGGAAACCAGCCCGTCCTATTGGCCGTTTGGCATGCCGAATCTTTTGGAGACATGTAAGTTGAATTGGGCATTGAAAAGCGGGTTTTCGGCATGAAATATTTTGAAAGCGGCGGTGATTGCCCATATTTGAATGATGAAGCACCTGGAATCTTTTATTGGAAAAGTAATGGCTTCCAGAACGCTGCTGCACCTTTCTTTCTGCCTGGCGTTTGTGGGGACCTTTTCATTCGCCGTCGTTTTAAGTGGTAACCTCGACGCGGCTGGTGCTGCTATGATAAGCTGCCTGTACATTTTGACATGCACTTATGTAGGAAGGTGGTATGGCAAGTCTTGGCTAAACCGTTCATCAGTGCAGGTGCTTGTTTCAAAATCAGTTTTAATATTTCTGACACTGGTGTTAGGTGGCGCTGCCGGTGCTGCATATATGTTCAAAGGAAATGTAGCCGGGTATTTCTTGCAAAACCTGTTTATATGCTTTCCCATTTCGTTACTGTTTGTATTTTTTGGAATCGCAATTGCCCTGGCACGGCATACATTGGCTGTCCAGGTGACAGAAGCTAAAATCGCCCAGGAACAAAAGGAAAGCGAGCTGCGGCTATTGTTATCGCAACTGAGCCCGCATTTTCTATTTAACACACTCAATAATATTTATGGGATATCGCTCACGCAGCAGCAAAGGGTGCCCAGCTTACTGCTTAAACTTTCGGAATTGCTTAGATATAGCGTCTATGAAACCAGGGAGGACTTTATTCTTCTTGAAAATGAGCTGCTGTATTTAAAGAATTACATTGATTTTGAGAAAATACAGAATGGTGACAGGCTGATGCTGGAACTTGCGATCGAAGAAAATCCGGGCGAGCAGATACGGATCGCTCCCATGCTGTTGATTGTCTTTGTAGAAAATGCATTCAAACATTCGAAATCTACCCGCAAGCCAAGTATGTTAGTCGCCATTACATTACGAGTCCTTGAAGGTTGGATCTGCTGCGCCGTTAAAAACTCGTTTGATCCTGACCAAAAGGAGCAAACCGGTTTTCAGGAGCCGTCAGGCATTGGTCTGCACCATACACTGAAAAGATTAAACCTGATTTATGGAAGTGATTATTTTTACAACGCCACCCACGACAATGGTACATATCATGTGGAACTACGCTTGAAAGCAAAATAAGATGATCAATTGCCTGATTGTAGACGACGCCCCCGTTGCAAGACAAATCTTGGTCGAGTACTGTAAACTGCTTCCTGTGCTGCGGGTTGTGGCGCAATGTAGTGATGCTTTTGAAGCCAGGGAAAAGATGCAGCAGCTTCAGATCGATTTGCTTTTGATGGATATCAACATGCCAGTATTGTCCGGAATTGACCTTTTGAAGACATTAAAAAATCCTCCATTGGTCATTTTTACTACGGCCTACAAAGAATTTGCGACGGATGCATTTGACCTTGCTGCCTGTGATTACTTGTTGAAACCTTTTTCAATTGAGCGTTTTATAATCGCCATTGACCGGGTTATTGAGAAATTAGATTCCAAGAAGACCACTAAACCCGAAACGCAAACAATCACCCAAAGTAATCACCTGCTTTTACGAACAGAAGGCCGGATTAACAAGTTGAACTATGATCAAATTGTGTATTTAGAGGCTAACCGCAACAATACAAAAGTTGTTACTATGGGTGAGCATTTAATGAGCACTAACCCACTTTCCTCTATCGAAACTCACCTACCTAATGAGCTGTTTTTCAGAGTCCACCGGTCCTTTATTGTCAACCTTTCAAAAATTACCGGTTTGCAGGGAAACCGCATCATTCTCGGCAAAAGCGAAGTGCCGTTAGGGGGTAATTATAAGGATGATTTCTTGAAAGTATTTGGCGTTTAATTGCCTTGATCTGCTCATTGACCAGGATGCCTATGCGATTAAATGGCAGGAAAAAGTCTTATTAAGCGGTGCTTGCCTTGTTTTGACGACTTTCTGTCAAAAAAACAATCCTCTTATCACCGGTTCGAGCTGATTATAGCTGCACACCGTCCAAGGTATTTGACGTGGGAAAAATATTAGATACTGCGTTGGCAGCAGCATGCAAATCAGGGAGGCTCCTCTGTAAATATCCTTTGATACAGTGAATTCATGCTTCTGGATGATAATAGCTGCCAAA
It includes:
- a CDS encoding VOC family protein, with the translated sequence MKAINPWINFNGNAEEAFNFYKSVFGGEFAKVIRFKDIASAEFPVSENEADKVMHISLPIGKNNVLIANDVPEIMGRTNENENRSKIAVSAESREEADKVFDGLSAGGDVEGPIGDTPWGTYAGMFRDKYGIEWIVEFDPNDNGQI
- a CDS encoding SRPBCC family protein: MNSNLLFDFTVDKAAKTVFITREFDAGLSLVWDAFTKPELLDQWSAPAPMRAKTKYMNFEVGGKRFYAMISPDGQARWALQRYTSITPKTHFQIYNAFSDKDENLELPGSEWDYNFSEQDGITKVNITVFNESFERMEKLLDGFTAGFKMTLKNLEDLLVTLSQKS
- a CDS encoding ArsR/SmtB family transcription factor is translated as MRQDIFQAIADPTRRAILSLIAMQALTPNTMAEKFDMSRQAVSKHIKVLNECGLIRPEQSGREIYYHFNAKKMQEFDNWLAQFRQSWETQFNQLDKVLATIKNKKNEQ
- a CDS encoding ABC transporter permease; this translates as MKLFYAEFIKLKNTFALWLTLLGALFIPLILFGTYISDVKAFVPGKGISPWDDFLVRTLNGCCFFSIGFVLLIIGLIIQIEHKANAWKHLFSLPISRGLIYMGKLMVILTMVLVFFAFYLSFSVASGVALGYVIPDFGFLQFPIPTLHLFRFVTEFFISILPTVFLQYWLSFRIKSLIISLGIGLGGLMIGLLLKSWEHIVYLPYAAPFQMLNYKEGSPANFQNLYLLNAVYTILFLSLSYKYFTKRFRG
- a CDS encoding ATP-binding cassette domain-containing protein, which translates into the protein MIDAHALALETSDLSFSFSKDHPVIKGLNMRIPKGSFYGFLGPNGAGKTTTIRLLLDLLPSSSGAVKIFGKSYRNDRNGILSRIGTLIETPSLYDHLTGFDNLKVTADLRCITKERVWQVLEMVGLATEGEKYVHSYSLGMKQRLGLALALLSSPDLLILDEPTNGLDPNGIIEIRGLLRDLNVNHRVTILISSHLLSEVERLVSHVGIIGQGKMLFQGRLKELQQMSREKAIIEIDTDDNIRALAILMEDHQPIIKAAQFLAIQLVNKDHLAQVIALLTGAGLRVNRAQLVERSLEETFLSLIKDNHL
- a CDS encoding sensor histidine kinase, whose amino-acid sequence is MMKHLESFIGKVMASRTLLHLSFCLAFVGTFSFAVVLSGNLDAAGAAMISCLYILTCTYVGRWYGKSWLNRSSVQVLVSKSVLIFLTLVLGGAAGAAYMFKGNVAGYFLQNLFICFPISLLFVFFGIAIALARHTLAVQVTEAKIAQEQKESELRLLLSQLSPHFLFNTLNNIYGISLTQQQRVPSLLLKLSELLRYSVYETREDFILLENELLYLKNYIDFEKIQNGDRLMLELAIEENPGEQIRIAPMLLIVFVENAFKHSKSTRKPSMLVAITLRVLEGWICCAVKNSFDPDQKEQTGFQEPSGIGLHHTLKRLNLIYGSDYFYNATHDNGTYHVELRLKAK
- a CDS encoding LytR/AlgR family response regulator transcription factor; amino-acid sequence: MINCLIVDDAPVARQILVEYCKLLPVLRVVAQCSDAFEAREKMQQLQIDLLLMDINMPVLSGIDLLKTLKNPPLVIFTTAYKEFATDAFDLAACDYLLKPFSIERFIIAIDRVIEKLDSKKTTKPETQTITQSNHLLLRTEGRINKLNYDQIVYLEANRNNTKVVTMGEHLMSTNPLSSIETHLPNELFFRVHRSFIVNLSKITGLQGNRIILGKSEVPLGGNYKDDFLKVFGV